The Kroppenstedtia pulmonis genome has a segment encoding these proteins:
- a CDS encoding amino acid adenylation domain-containing protein → MKESLLKECYVFPTSFAQERLWFIQETLSDPSVYHVPILYKLTGRIRVDLLQQSINKIVERHESLRTCFALENNEMVQVISPKGDCPLQQIQMPQLEEASESIPAAVLEWMEKEMRVPFSLQDGPLLRCYLISCGDYEHYLFLNMHHIITDGWSVHLFMKELTLLYRAALKGTKPNLPELTIQMADYTEWQRELLQGEYLEAQLAYWKEKLGGELPILTLPKARSRGSIVNHKGSSYTFHIPHELSRRFSRLCQESSTTLYIGLLTVYKILLARYSGQKDIVVGTPIAGRNHQDIENLIGLFVNTLVIRNDLADNPSFREYMQRVKKTCLEAYDHQDLPFEVLVEKLNPGRSLNYTPLFQAMFAFENTPDITLELPEIEISPVEIETGTAKFEIYLSIEETAEGLSGVFEYQTDLYDLETIQQLALHFNVLLEQVVNNADLPVLDIPLLSEEERAQILHLSSGDHLEEEQELDCWYDLFLAQLERAPEAIAISYNDSVLSYSELNRKANQWAHYLQRKGVSSGTLVGLCVDRSLESVLGVLAILKAGGVYIPLDPTYPEERISKIVEDAQINIVLTQEKCIRYIPDSVETITCFGRDEDLVQIESEKNPSVSFHSESAAYILYRSNETGKPKGIVFSHGSITQMFYSIRSWIKEKHSIGQRQDFWTLFYSLDHPYSIMELWGALLQGDKLVIVPRWITRSPKYYYELLLREKVSIITHTIPMFHALLKVGQHIEQKLASHLRLVLLGGEVEELSILSCRIERQAEHFPQILFMYGLTEVNGPIAFRQVLKKDRSGKLNNGMGTPISGVEIYILDASLQPVPIGIPGEIYIGGSRLAKGYCNYSDEATDCFISHPFQVDKSLMLYRTGIVGRYLSKRELEYLGRINNWATIDGYQFNLQEIENTLKQHTHVEDAVVLVKKDEQNHPKVVGYVAVDERHRPQTSALLQFLSRKMPEYMIPRSIIAVEAFVRKANGEVDRDRLPNPFNKEDNRLTYVAPRNEVEEKLAEIWSEVLQIPQVGIDDNYFVLGGDSIRILPIVSMAKEQNIGFEVRDLFSYQTIRTLAPHIHIVPHDEEVTITPFGLISPEDREKIPDGVVDAYPLTQLQKGMIFHSELHPSSRLYLDIFRFSIRGSYHPETWNKALEKLMERHPILRTTFDLTNYSEPLQLVHNHRKVPLFHYDLRHLDRDEQEVWLQHWFEKEKDRPLDWNQVLFRVHIHQRTDEWIHVCITQHHSILDGWSVSYFMTELFGNVDSLLTGYELAEKAPLSSLFGNYVQKEMKAVQSTEQQKYWEQKLKGAVFTKIPRWDSKKGTQPEMRLQEIAISEEMSQGLKHLSESSQIPLKSLLLAVHIRVLKLLSGQSDVTTGVVFHGRLEEKDGDRALGLYLNTLPFRLNLDGGSWIELARRVVNVEQDLFPYRRYPLAEIQQRMSNGEPLFETFFNFTHFYISKQISQYKYLDIQEEEGLADTNFPFGTEFAIDVESNRIQLLLRWDAAIFQEKQIQLIAGYYQKAMEAMVTFPDEGYETAILISEEEQKEIQHWNQTKRRYSEEHVLHRLIEEQVERTPDEIALIYEDRHLTFRQSNQKANQLAYLLRKHGVMSEVKVGVCLERSPDLVLGLLAILKAGGAYVPLDPSYPEKRLKELAEDGEISVVLTKSNWVRHFANGKTRVICMDQIGDELQREPVTNIDLPVHPDQLAYMLYTSGSTGKPKGVLISHKAIVNRLLWMQEKYNLQTDDRVMLKTPFTFDVSVWEFFWPLLSGAGLVIAKPEGHKDPEYLVSLTQNEQVTTIHFVPSMLHAFLEAEDLEQCSSLKRVICSGEALSLKLQKRFFERLSCQLFNLYGPTEAAVDVTYWECRPEDSLSSVPIGFPISNIYIRLLDEHMQLVPIGVPGELYIGGVGLARGYHGRPELTKESFISDPFQENQKARLYKSGDLARYLPNGAIEYLGRLDHQVKVRGFRIELGEIEVVLLQHAKVKACVVHTGKDATGGTILIAYMVREKESDTISIQELREFLEKRLPAYMIPARWVFIDEIPLTVSGKVNRRALPEAGAEHQQPESNDLLPRDRWEWKLYEIWKGLLGVPSLSIRDSFFHIGGNSLLAIRLMALIQKEFQQKTPLASILQHSTIEQLAKLLRKNKTKSPSSLVTLQPEGKQNPLFCIHPVGGSVLSYLSLAQSLGKERPVYAIQAAGLDGEGAIYGEIGEMAQRYIKLIHSVQPHGPYCLLGWSFGGVVAHEMACQLQKRGEQIGLLALIDSRTPPTKIHKTELSEELFLQDILGMRSLGLNLSTEQGSLLEQEWTQRIAHAENQAEMPELEWEHLRRYYEVFQVNLKSIANHDPQWFDGIITWFGANMEADQSEEEVRWARYADRVNINFLDADHYSIMKAPHVEIIADYLQSILSNKAITVEMENNIK, encoded by the coding sequence ATGAAGGAAAGTCTTTTGAAGGAGTGTTATGTTTTTCCGACTTCATTTGCTCAGGAGAGACTCTGGTTTATTCAGGAGACCTTATCTGATCCGTCTGTTTATCATGTCCCGATCCTGTATAAGCTTACGGGAAGGATTCGGGTCGATCTCTTACAACAAAGCATAAATAAAATCGTAGAACGACACGAATCATTGCGGACCTGTTTTGCCCTTGAAAACAATGAAATGGTACAAGTTATTTCTCCGAAGGGTGATTGTCCCCTTCAACAGATTCAGATGCCTCAACTGGAAGAGGCGTCTGAATCGATCCCAGCAGCTGTACTGGAGTGGATGGAAAAAGAAATGCGTGTTCCTTTTTCTTTACAAGATGGCCCACTTCTCCGATGTTATTTAATCTCTTGCGGTGATTATGAGCATTATCTATTTCTGAACATGCACCATATTATTACGGATGGCTGGTCTGTTCATCTGTTTATGAAAGAGTTAACCTTGCTTTACAGAGCTGCTCTGAAGGGAACCAAACCAAATTTACCCGAATTGACCATTCAAATGGCCGATTATACGGAATGGCAAAGAGAACTTTTACAAGGAGAATATCTTGAAGCACAACTTGCGTATTGGAAAGAAAAGTTAGGGGGAGAACTCCCCATCTTAACATTGCCGAAAGCCCGTTCCAGAGGCTCTATTGTAAATCATAAAGGGTCTAGCTACACCTTTCACATTCCACATGAGTTATCACGACGATTCTCCCGGTTATGTCAGGAGAGTAGCACGACCTTATATATAGGACTGTTAACTGTATATAAGATATTATTGGCACGGTATTCCGGACAAAAAGATATTGTTGTGGGAACCCCTATTGCGGGGAGAAATCACCAAGATATTGAGAACCTCATTGGCCTGTTTGTGAATACATTGGTGATTCGAAATGATTTAGCTGACAATCCTTCCTTTAGAGAATATATGCAGCGTGTTAAGAAGACTTGTTTGGAAGCTTATGATCACCAAGATCTTCCCTTTGAAGTTCTTGTTGAGAAGTTAAATCCAGGGCGGAGTTTAAATTATACTCCTTTGTTTCAGGCGATGTTCGCTTTTGAAAATACACCAGACATTACCTTGGAACTTCCAGAGATTGAAATAAGCCCTGTAGAGATCGAGACGGGAACAGCCAAGTTTGAAATTTATTTGTCGATAGAGGAGACAGCAGAAGGTCTTTCTGGAGTATTTGAATACCAAACGGATTTGTATGATTTAGAAACGATTCAACAACTTGCGCTTCATTTTAATGTTTTGTTAGAGCAGGTTGTGAATAATGCAGATTTACCGGTACTGGATATTCCTCTGCTATCTGAGGAAGAAAGAGCTCAAATCCTACACTTATCAAGTGGCGATCACTTGGAAGAAGAGCAAGAATTGGATTGCTGGTATGATCTTTTTTTGGCTCAGTTGGAGCGTGCACCAGAGGCGATCGCCATAAGCTACAACGATAGTGTATTAAGTTATTCGGAACTAAATCGTAAGGCCAACCAATGGGCGCATTATTTGCAAAGAAAAGGGGTATCTTCCGGGACTTTGGTTGGACTTTGTGTAGACCGATCTTTAGAGTCAGTGCTTGGTGTGCTCGCTATATTAAAAGCTGGTGGGGTGTATATTCCTCTTGATCCTACGTATCCGGAGGAGAGAATCTCAAAAATAGTGGAGGATGCGCAAATTAACATTGTCCTGACCCAAGAAAAATGTATTCGCTATATACCAGACTCAGTTGAAACCATTACCTGTTTTGGTCGAGATGAGGACTTGGTTCAAATAGAATCTGAAAAGAATCCATCTGTAAGTTTTCATAGTGAAAGCGCAGCTTATATTCTGTATCGGTCGAATGAAACAGGCAAGCCAAAAGGAATTGTATTTTCTCATGGAAGTATAACTCAGATGTTTTATTCTATAAGAAGTTGGATAAAAGAGAAGCATTCCATTGGGCAGCGACAGGACTTTTGGACTCTATTTTACTCGCTGGACCATCCTTACTCGATAATGGAATTGTGGGGAGCTCTCTTACAAGGTGATAAGCTCGTTATTGTACCTCGGTGGATTACCCGTTCCCCAAAGTACTACTATGAGTTACTTTTGAGAGAGAAGGTAAGTATTATCACCCATACCATTCCCATGTTTCATGCATTATTAAAAGTAGGCCAGCATATAGAGCAGAAACTAGCTTCACATTTACGGTTGGTATTATTAGGAGGAGAAGTAGAAGAGCTCTCAATTTTGTCTTGTCGGATCGAGAGACAAGCGGAGCATTTTCCACAAATCCTCTTCATGTATGGGCTTACAGAGGTGAATGGTCCCATAGCTTTCCGTCAGGTTCTAAAAAAAGATCGATCGGGAAAGCTAAATAATGGAATGGGTACCCCCATATCAGGAGTGGAGATCTATATCTTAGATGCCAGTTTGCAACCTGTTCCTATTGGAATACCCGGAGAAATCTATATAGGGGGATCCAGGTTAGCAAAAGGTTATTGCAATTATAGTGATGAAGCAACGGATTGCTTTATTTCTCATCCATTTCAGGTTGATAAGTCTCTTATGCTTTATCGGACGGGAATTGTAGGTCGATATTTATCCAAACGTGAATTGGAGTATCTGGGACGTATAAATAATTGGGCAACGATAGACGGTTACCAATTTAACCTACAAGAAATAGAAAATACCCTAAAACAACATACACATGTTGAGGATGCAGTTGTTCTTGTAAAAAAAGATGAACAGAATCATCCCAAGGTCGTGGGATATGTTGCTGTTGATGAGAGGCATCGACCTCAAACATCTGCTCTCCTTCAATTTCTATCGAGAAAAATGCCAGAATATATGATTCCTAGATCAATCATTGCGGTGGAGGCATTTGTACGAAAAGCAAATGGGGAAGTTGATCGTGATAGGTTACCAAATCCATTTAATAAGGAAGATAATAGACTTACTTATGTTGCACCAAGAAATGAGGTTGAGGAAAAATTAGCTGAAATCTGGTCTGAGGTACTACAAATTCCTCAAGTCGGGATCGATGATAATTACTTTGTGTTGGGTGGAGATTCGATTCGGATACTTCCCATTGTTTCTATGGCTAAAGAACAGAACATCGGCTTTGAAGTAAGAGATTTATTTTCATACCAGACGATTCGTACATTAGCACCTCATATTCATATAGTTCCTCATGATGAGGAAGTTACGATAACACCTTTTGGTTTAATTTCTCCGGAGGACCGTGAAAAGATTCCTGATGGAGTAGTAGATGCTTACCCGTTGACACAATTGCAAAAGGGAATGATCTTTCATAGTGAGTTGCATCCTTCTTCACGTCTATATCTTGATATCTTTCGGTTTTCAATCCGAGGCTCGTATCATCCGGAGACTTGGAATAAAGCGTTGGAGAAACTGATGGAGCGTCACCCGATTCTCCGCACAACTTTTGATTTAACAAATTATAGCGAGCCGTTACAATTGGTGCATAATCATCGGAAGGTCCCTCTTTTTCATTATGATTTGCGACATTTGGATCGGGATGAACAAGAAGTTTGGTTACAGCATTGGTTTGAAAAAGAAAAGGATAGACCACTTGACTGGAATCAGGTTCTTTTTCGTGTACACATCCATCAACGAACAGACGAATGGATCCATGTCTGTATCACACAGCATCATTCGATTTTGGATGGATGGAGCGTATCTTATTTTATGACTGAGCTTTTTGGAAATGTAGACAGCTTGCTAACTGGATATGAATTGGCAGAGAAAGCACCTCTGTCCTCTTTATTTGGAAATTACGTCCAGAAGGAAATGAAGGCAGTTCAGTCTACGGAGCAACAAAAGTACTGGGAACAAAAATTAAAGGGGGCTGTCTTTACGAAAATACCCCGTTGGGACTCTAAAAAGGGAACGCAACCGGAAATGAGGCTACAAGAGATTGCGATTTCGGAAGAAATGTCTCAAGGTCTTAAGCACTTATCCGAATCCTCCCAAATTCCATTAAAAAGCTTGCTACTCGCAGTGCATATACGCGTATTAAAACTGTTAAGCGGTCAATCAGATGTCACCACTGGAGTAGTGTTTCATGGTCGTCTAGAAGAAAAAGACGGAGATCGAGCCTTGGGCTTATACTTAAATACCCTTCCCTTTCGTTTAAATTTGGATGGGGGATCATGGATCGAGCTGGCTCGGCGAGTTGTAAATGTTGAACAAGATCTATTTCCATATCGTCGTTATCCCCTGGCAGAGATTCAACAAAGAATGTCTAATGGGGAGCCGTTATTTGAGACATTTTTTAACTTTACCCATTTCTATATATCAAAACAAATCTCTCAATATAAATACCTCGATATACAAGAAGAAGAGGGTTTAGCGGATACGAATTTTCCCTTTGGAACTGAGTTTGCCATTGATGTGGAAAGCAACCGTATACAGCTCCTTTTACGTTGGGACGCCGCTATTTTTCAAGAAAAACAAATTCAATTGATTGCAGGTTATTATCAAAAAGCTATGGAAGCGATGGTTACCTTTCCAGACGAAGGGTATGAAACAGCTATTTTGATCTCTGAAGAGGAACAAAAAGAGATTCAGCATTGGAATCAAACGAAAAGGAGATATTCCGAGGAGCATGTGCTACACCGCTTAATAGAAGAACAAGTAGAGCGAACCCCGGATGAGATTGCCTTAATTTATGAAGATCGGCATCTTACATTTAGACAATCCAATCAAAAAGCGAATCAATTGGCGTATCTTCTGCGCAAGCATGGGGTGATGTCTGAGGTGAAGGTGGGTGTTTGTTTGGAACGCTCTCCCGATCTAGTACTTGGCTTACTTGCGATCTTAAAAGCGGGAGGGGCTTATGTACCCTTGGACCCTTCCTACCCTGAAAAGCGTTTGAAAGAGTTGGCAGAGGATGGTGAAATCTCCGTCGTTCTAACTAAGAGTAACTGGGTCCGGCATTTTGCAAATGGAAAAACGAGAGTAATCTGTATGGATCAGATCGGTGATGAGTTACAAAGGGAACCAGTGACAAATATTGACCTCCCGGTTCACCCCGATCAACTAGCCTATATGCTTTATACGTCTGGTTCTACAGGCAAACCTAAAGGTGTATTGATTTCTCACAAAGCGATTGTTAATCGACTTCTTTGGATGCAAGAGAAGTACAATTTGCAAACAGATGATCGTGTTATGTTAAAAACCCCTTTTACGTTTGATGTATCCGTTTGGGAATTCTTTTGGCCACTTTTGTCGGGAGCTGGTTTGGTTATTGCTAAACCGGAAGGGCATAAGGATCCGGAATATCTTGTCTCATTGACTCAGAATGAACAGGTGACGACAATCCATTTTGTCCCCTCCATGCTTCATGCCTTTTTAGAAGCAGAAGACCTGGAGCAATGTAGTAGCCTAAAAAGGGTTATATGCAGTGGAGAAGCCTTGTCCCTTAAGCTCCAAAAACGATTTTTTGAAAGGCTTTCTTGTCAGTTGTTTAACTTATATGGACCTACGGAAGCTGCTGTAGATGTAACCTATTGGGAATGTAGACCAGAGGATTCACTTTCAAGCGTACCGATTGGGTTTCCTATCTCGAATATTTATATCCGCTTGCTGGACGAGCATATGCAGTTGGTACCAATCGGAGTGCCTGGAGAACTATATATAGGTGGCGTAGGTCTGGCAAGAGGGTATCACGGTCGACCGGAGCTGACCAAGGAAAGCTTTATCTCAGATCCTTTTCAAGAGAATCAGAAGGCTCGTTTATATAAGTCGGGAGATTTAGCCAGGTATCTGCCAAATGGAGCGATTGAATATCTGGGTCGTTTGGATCACCAGGTGAAAGTACGTGGTTTCCGGATTGAACTAGGTGAGATTGAAGTTGTATTGCTTCAGCATGCTAAGGTTAAAGCATGTGTAGTGCATACAGGGAAGGATGCAACGGGTGGTACGATACTTATCGCATATATGGTTAGGGAAAAGGAATCGGATACAATAAGTATCCAAGAGCTTCGTGAGTTTTTAGAAAAGCGACTTCCAGCTTATATGATTCCAGCCCGATGGGTGTTTATTGACGAAATTCCGCTAACCGTAAGTGGGAAGGTGAATCGTCGCGCGCTTCCTGAAGCAGGAGCAGAACATCAACAGCCTGAATCGAATGATTTACTGCCCAGAGATCGCTGGGAATGGAAGCTGTATGAAATATGGAAAGGGCTTTTGGGAGTACCTTCGCTCAGCATTCGCGATTCTTTTTTTCATATTGGCGGTAACTCCTTACTTGCCATCCGATTGATGGCATTGATCCAAAAAGAGTTTCAACAGAAAACGCCACTGGCTTCCATTTTACAACATAGCACGATCGAGCAACTGGCAAAGCTTTTACGCAAGAATAAAACGAAATCACCTTCTTCTTTGGTCACTTTACAGCCAGAAGGTAAGCAAAATCCACTGTTCTGTATCCATCCTGTAGGAGGAAGTGTGTTATCTTATTTAAGTCTTGCCCAATCACTTGGAAAAGAGAGGCCCGTGTATGCAATCCAAGCAGCAGGATTGGATGGAGAAGGAGCAATTTATGGGGAGATTGGAGAGATGGCTCAGCGATATATTAAGCTAATTCATTCAGTGCAACCCCATGGTCCCTATTGTTTACTTGGATGGTCATTTGGCGGTGTAGTCGCTCACGAAATGGCTTGTCAACTACAAAAAAGGGGTGAGCAGATTGGTCTGTTAGCGCTTATTGATTCACGAACTCCACCAACAAAAATTCATAAAACAGAATTGAGCGAAGAATTATTTTTACAAGATATTCTTGGGATGAGAAGTCTCGGATTAAATCTGTCTACTGAGCAAGGTAGCCTGTTAGAACAAGAGTGGACACAGCGAATTGCACATGCCGAAAACCAAGCTGAGATGCCGGAGTTGGAGTGGGAACACCTTAGACGCTACTATGAGGTATTTCAAGTGAACCTTAAATCCATAGCGAATCATGATCCCCAGTGGTTTGATGGGATCATCACTTGGTTTGGGGCCAATATGGAAGCTGATCAGTCAGAAGAAGAAGTAAGATGGGCCCGCTATGCTGACAGGGTGAACATAAATTTCCTTGATGCGGATCATTATTCGATTATGAAAGCACCACATGTAGAAATAATTGCGGATTATCTTCAATCTATTCTTTCTAATAAAGCTATTACAGTCGAAATGGAAAATAATATTAAGTGA